CTCGGATAGAGATAGCGCAGCATCAGGCCCGCGCCATACGCACCGAGGCCGAAATACGCCGCGTGACCGAACGACAGCACACCGGTGTAGCCGAGCAGGAAATTCAGCGACATCGCGGCGAGGCCGAGGATGACGACGCGCGTTCCGAGTTCGGTGTAGCCGCCGATGGCCGGAAGCCAGTACGGCATCGCCGCCAGCGCAACCCAGACAATGATGTTCGCCAGCAGCTTGTTACGGTCGAGGGCGTCCATCAGAAACGTCCCTCTTCACCGAGAAGGCCGCGAGGCCGGACCAGCAGCACCGCTGCCATCATCACGTACATGATTGCTTCCGTTGCAGAAGGAAAGAAAACCGTGGCGAGACCGGATGCGACGCCGATCAGCAGGCCGCCGAGCAGCGTTCCCGGCAGGCTGCCCAAGCCGCCGATGATGATGGCCACGAAACTCGGCATGATGAGCGAACTGCCGATGGTCGGCTGCAAGCCGAGCTGACCGACCGCCAGCACACCCGCGAGGCCCGCGAGATAAATGCCGAGACCGAAATTGAGGTTGCGCAGGATGCGCACATTGACGCCGAGAACCGAGACCGTTTCGAGGTCATGCGTGCCGGCGCGGATGCGGATGCCGAGCCGCGTGTAGCGCAGGATCAGGAAGAGTCCGGCGACCGCGACCGCGACGATCAGCACCATGAACAGCCGATAGCCGGTCAGGAAGAAATAATCCTGGCTGAGTGGCGTGACGAGCCAGCCCGGCACCTGAAATGGCAAGCTCTGCGC
The nucleotide sequence above comes from [Pseudomonas] carboxydohydrogena. Encoded proteins:
- a CDS encoding branched-chain amino acid ABC transporter permease — protein: MTQLILFNIFNGLIVGAFYALMALGLSLILNLSGTINFAHGGFLALGGYIAYALIPYIGFWGGLVVAPILTALLGLIVERVLIRRVYGRDPLYSLLLTFGLAFILEDGARFVWGAQSLPFQVPGWLVTPLSQDYFFLTGYRLFMVLIVAVAVAGLFLILRYTRLGIRIRAGTHDLETVSVLGVNVRILRNLNFGLGIYLAGLAGVLAVGQLGLQPTIGSSLIMPSFVAIIIGGLGSLPGTLLGGLLIGVASGLATVFFPSATEAIMYVMMAAVLLVRPRGLLGEEGRF